In the Kwoniella pini CBS 10737 chromosome 7, complete sequence genome, one interval contains:
- a CDS encoding aspartyl/glutamyl-tRNA(Asn/Gln) amidotransferase, B subunit: MIILSRWGLSRPFIGSGSFPQRLLHPGLRFYATKQNAIQDESEWETVIGLEIHAQLKTGRKLFSAASTSYGETPNTNVNLHDAAFPGTLPVLDLHAVRLSLITALALGSRINSRSTFDRKHYFYHDIPASYQITQHYNPLAREGKLQIIQGDNNSQRTFDVGIHQLQIEQDTAKSQTVGDNTLVDLNRAGTGLMEIVTEPDMRTSEEAGAFVRKLQGLLKRLGSGDGDMEKGNLRVDVNVSVHRHGTPFGTRCEIKNINSVRFLQAAIESERRRHIAHYLTSPGAPLKQETRGLNELTLETFSLRSKEEATDYRYMPDQNLPAIVIDSAYLEKLREELPEMPWQVVDRLTALYDVQKRDVETLIGLDEYHFEGVRYYEDVVGGDKKIAKKAMNWIVHEILGQIGKGKTSIKWSSTLIPSTTMKEMINLIEQGKITGTNGKQIIKHLIFNDSSISLNQVLNELSIELNDNISNKLDISEICQQAIKNQSKSVNDYKKGNEKVLMRLVGEVMKLSKGRADAKQVKEILVDLLKDGNGTTNNQNRSLG; this comes from the exons ATGATTATACTATCTCGATGGGGTCTTTCTAGACCTTTCATCGGATCTGGCTCTTTTCCCCAACGCCTGCTTCATCCTGGCTTGAGATTCTACGCTACCAAGCAGAATGcaattcaagatgaatCGGAATGGGAAACCGTCATTGGGTTAGAAATTCACGCTCAGCTGAAGACCGGTAGAAAGTTGTTTTCGG CCGCTTCGACTTCGTACGGAGAAACACCAAATACGAATGTTAATTTGCATGATGCTGCCTTTCCCGGCACCTTGCCC GTACTCGATCTCCATGCTGTAAGATTATCATTGATAACAGCGTTAGCATTAGGCTCTAGGATA AATTCTCGCTCAACTTTCGATAGGAAGCATTATTTCTACCATGATATACCTGCATCGTATCAAATTACGCAACACTACA ACCCCTTAGCAAGGGAAGGTAAATTACAAATCATTCAAGGTGATAATAATTCTCAAAGAACATTCGATGTTGGAAtacatcaacttcaaattgaacaa GATACAGCAAAAAGCCAGACTGTTGGTGATAATACACTGGTCGATTTGAACAGAGCTGGAACTGGTCTAATGGAGATTGTCACCGAGCCAGATATGAG AACATCTGAAGAAGCCGGAGCTTTCGTTCGTAAGCTACAAGGATTATTGAAAAGACTAGGATCAGGTGATGGTGATATGGAAAAG GGAAACCTCCGAGTCGATGTCAATGTATCTGTACATCGTCACGGGACACCATTCGGGACTAGATGCGAGAttaaaaatatcaattccGTAAGGTTTTTGCAAGCTGCGATAG AATCAGAAAGACGTAGACATATTGCTCATTACCTTACGTCTCCTGGTGCTCCACTCAAGCAAGAAACGAGGGGTCTCAACGAATTGACGTTGGAAACATTCTCACTCAGATCGAAGGAGGAAGCGACGGATTATAGGTATATGCCAGATCAAAATCTACCTGCTATCGTCATTGATTCT GCATACCTAGAAAAGCTTCGAGAAGAATTACCGGAAATGCCATGGCAAGTAGTTGATCGATTGACAGCTCTATACGATGTTCAGAAAAGGGATGTGGAGACGTTGATCGGATTGGAtgaatatcattttgagGGTGTAAGATATTACGAAGACGTTGTGGGGGGAGATAAGAAAATAGCCAAAAAAGCAATGAATTG GATCGTTCATGAAATTCTAGGTCAGattggtaaaggtaaaacaTCTATAAAATGGTCATCAACCTTAATtccttcaacaacaatgaaagaaatgataaatctaATAGAACAAGGTAAAATAACAGGAACAAATGGTAAACAAATTATAAAACATTTAATATTCAAcgattcttcaatatcactTAATCAAgtattgaatgaattgtctattgaattaaatgataatatttCTAATAAATTGGATATTTCGGAAATATGTCAACAAGcaattaaaaatcaatctaaATCTGTTAATGATTATAAAAAGGGTAATGAAAAAGTTTTAATGAGATTAGTAGGTGAAGTAATGAAACTTAGTAAAGGTAGAGCGGATGCAAAACAAGTTAAAGAGATTTTAGTGGATCtattgaaagatggaaatgggACGACCAATAACCAAAATAGATCACTTGGGTAA
- a CDS encoding T-complex protein 1 subunit delta, whose protein sequence is MAAATASAPTTMSDGSFTDKGKPTEVRLSNMNAAKAVADAVRTSLGPKGMDKMIQTSTGEVVITNDGATILKHMAVLHPAARMLVELSQAQDIEAGDGTTSVVVLAGSLLNAAEKLLNQGIHPTTVAQSFQKAATKAVEYLDDMSIPIDLNDRESLLKAARTSLNSKIVSQYSSILAPIAVSAVTRLVSSSSSNVDLRDIRIVKKVGGTIEDTELVEGLALNQIAMSNAGGPTRMEKAKIGLIQFQLSSPKPDMDNQIVVNDYRQMDKILKEERQYLLNLCKRIKKTGCNVLLIQKSILRDAVTDLSLHFLAKLKIMVIKDIERDEIEFISKSTGAKPVADIDAFTEDKLGSAELVEEHSQSGAKVVKVTGVKNPGKTVSVVCTGANELVLEESERSLHDALCVVRCLVKKRALIAGGGAPEINVSRLLTEYANTLKGKEAYCFQSFAEALEVIPTTLAENAGLNPIAIVTELRNKHALGDKNAGINVKKGIISNILEENVVQPLLVSTSALELATETVALILRIDDIQFTR, encoded by the exons atggCTGCTGCGACTGCTTCTGCCCCAACGACCATGTCTGATGGATCTTTCACCGAtaag GGAAAGCCAACGGAAGTACGACTGTCCAATATGAATGCTGCTAAAG CCGTTGCTGATGCCGTACGAACGAGTTTGGGACCAAAAGGAATGGATAAAATG ATTCAAACTTCCACTGGTGAAGTGGTCATCACCAATGACGGAGCGACGATCTTGAAACACATGGCTGTACTTCATCCTGCTGCTCGAATG CTTGTGGAATTGTCGCAAGCGCAAGATATCGAAGCAGGAGACGGAACAACCAGTGTAGTAGTATTAGCTGGTAGTTTGTTGAATGCCGCAGAAAAACTCCTTAATCAAG GTATCCATCCTACAACAGTTGCTCAATCTTTCCAAAAGGCTGCTACGAAAGCAGTGGAATACTTAGATGATATGAGTATACCAATAGATCTTAATGATAGAGAAAGTCTTTTGAAAGCAGCTAGAACAAGTTTGAACtcaaag ATCGTTTCTCAATACTCTTCCATCCTTGCTCCTATCGCAGTATCAGCTGTGACTCGACTCGTGTCTTCCTCATCAAGCAATGTCGATTTAAGGGATATTAGAATAGTCAAAAAAGTAGGGGGTACAATCGAAGATACTGAATTAGTGGAAGGCTTAGcattgaatcaaattgcCATGAGTAATGCAGGTGGACCAACAAGAATGGAGAAGGCTAAGATTGGTTTaatccaattccaattgtCCAGTCCCAAGCCAGAT ATGGATAATCAAATCGTAGTCAATGATTATCGACAAATGGACAAAATTTTAAAGGAAGAACGACAATACCTTTTGAATCTATGTAAACGAATCAAGAAAACAGGATGTAATGtccttttaattcaaaaatctATTTTAAGAGATGCAGTTACGGATTTATCATTACATTTCTTAGcaaaattgaagataatggTTATAAAAGATATAGAAAgggatgaaattgaatttatttcaaaatcaacaggAGCTAAACCAGTTGCAGATATAGATGCTTTCActgaagataaattaggtTCAGCAGAATTAGTTGAAGAACATAGTCAATCAGGTGCAAAAGTTGTTAAAGTTACTGGGGTTAAAAATCCTGGTAAAACTGTTTCAGTAGTTTGTACAGGTGCAAACGAATTAGtattagaagaaagtgaaagatCATTACATGATGCTCTTTGTGTAGTAAGATGTTTAGTTAAAAAGCG gGCATTAATTGCAGGAGGAGGTGCACCTGAAATTAACGTTTCAAGACTTTTAACAGAATACGCTAATACattaaaaggaaaagaagcaTATTgttttcaatcttttgCTGAAGCACTTGAAGTTATACCTACAACTTTAGCTGAAAATGCAGGATTAAATCCAATTGCAATTGTAACAGAATTAAGAAATAAACATGCTTTAGGTGATAAAAATGCTGGTATAAACGTAAAGAAA GGTATCATTTCTAATATACTTGAAGAGAATGTAGTTCAACCTTTACTTGTATCTACAAGTGCATTAGAATTAGCTACTGAAACTGTTGCTTTGATCTTGAGAATCGATGATATTCAA TTCACACGATAG